A stretch of DNA from Micromonospora peucetia:
AGCCGAGCAGTTCGGTGAGCACCCTGGTCGCCAGCGGGCCCGGCGTGTGGTCCCGGTCCAGGTCGGCCAGCAGCCGGCGGACCGCCTCGCGGCCCAGCCAGAAGCCCGAGCCCGCGTCGCCGAGCAGCCAGCCGTGACCGTCGGCGACCCGGTCCAGCCGTAGCTCGCGGACGCCGGCGGCGACCGCCCCGGTGCCGGCGATGAGAACCGTGCCCTCGGGGCTCGCGGTGCCCGAGGCGTACGCGACAAGTGCGTCGCCGTGCACCGTGTACGGGCAGCGCAGGCCGGCGTCGCGCCAGGCCCGGTCGAAGGCGTCCCGACCGGCCGGGTCGGCGAGCAGCCGGGGCGCCCCGGCCAGCCCGATGGTGCCAGCACGGACCCAGGCGGGATCGACGCCGGTGAGCGCCTCTCGCAGGGCGGCCAGGAGTTCGCCGGCGGCCCGCTCGGCTCCGTGGCTGGTGGGGTTGCCGCCGCCCGCCCGGCCGTCGCCCAACCGCCGCCCGTCCAGTGTCAGGGCGGTCGCCCGGGTGGACGTACCCCCGACGTCGAGACCGACCACGACGGTGTCGGACATCCGCACCCACCCCTTCGATCGACGCCGCGTTCATGCTGGTCGGCCCGGCGGCGGCGGGCAAGAGGCGGGCAGCTTCCGGGGCTGTGCGCCAGGTAACAGTTTGAAAACTTC
This window harbors:
- a CDS encoding N-acetylglucosamine kinase, whose translation is MSDTVVVGLDVGGTSTRATALTLDGRRLGDGRAGGGNPTSHGAERAAGELLAALREALTGVDPAWVRAGTIGLAGAPRLLADPAGRDAFDRAWRDAGLRCPYTVHGDALVAYASGTASPEGTVLIAGTGAVAAGVRELRLDRVADGHGWLLGDAGSGFWLGREAVRRLLADLDRDHTPGPLATRVLTELLGSSEVAARPRDTVDALVQAVTRRPPVELARLAPLVVAAAVGGEPVARGLIAEAAAHLAESTARIRPAGDASPIVLGGGLLTGDTPLAAAVRAEVARRWPDAPLHSAGDGAAAAAWIAARELPEVADPRALHTLLVPPPP